aGTAGCTGGATCTATtacttttctctctcctacttcatcccaatggattGGGGATCGACACCGTCGTCCATACAAggcttcatatggggccatttgaatagaggaatgataactattgttatacGCGAATTCAACCAAAGTCAAGTATTGACTCCAACTTCCTTTAAAAtccacaatacaggctctcaacatatcctcaagagtttggatagttctctcagattgtccatcagtttgcggGTGATACGCTGTGCTATAACTCAGcttagttcctagagcctcttgtaatttctgccagaatcgggatacaaacctagggtctctatcagatacaatgctcactggtaccccatgtagtctcactacctcatccatataaagtttagcaagtttctccaaggaatatttcatatttactggcagaaaatgtgcagtcttagtcaatcgatccactattacccaaattgcatcatgcCCCTTTTGTGTTCGTGGCAATCCTGAcacaaaatccatcgttatgtgctcccacttccactcagggatctctaaaggctgtaacaAACCTGACGGCTTTTGATGCTCagctttcacctgttggcacgtaagacatttttgcacaaactgggcaatctccgccttcattttctcccaccaatacagattCCTAAGATTTTGGTACTTTTTATTATTCCCTGGGtgcaccgtatacctagagCAATGTGATTCTTCTAAAATCTCCCTTTTCAATTCCTCATCCCTAGGTACCACGACACGATTTCGAAACTTTAAAATTCCATCAGGGCTTAGATTAAAATTAGGTAACTCCCCTTTCTTCACTCTCTCTACCCACTTCTGCACTATTGGATCCTTCACTTGGCCCTCTTTGATTTGTTCCATCAATGCCGATTTCGcctcaatatttccaaaaacCACCTTTTCCGGTTCCAAACGaggtttccactcacatacATCTTCCAATAGGCTCCACTCTCTCACTATAGAACTTGCCAGTTGAGCCTTCCGgcttaaagcatctgctacaacgttGGCCTTTCCAGGATGATAGTTAATTGTACAATCATAATCCTCTAAGAACTCTacccaccgacgttgtcttagatttaactccttctgagaaaacagatacttaaggctcttatgaTCCGTATAAACCTCGAAAGTTACACCATAGAGATAATGtcgccatttcttcaaagcgaaCACTACAGCTGCAAGTTCCAAGTCatgggtcgggtaattttgcTCATGAGTTTTTAACTTTCGGGATGCGTAGGCAATCACTTTCCTATTCTGCATCAACACGCACCCTAGCCCTTCTtttgaagcatcggtataaaccgtaTAACTATCCTTTCCACTGGGCAAAGCTAAAACTGGAGCCATAGTCAATTGTTTCTTAAGCTCTTGAAAACCATTTTCACACTTAACGtcccaaatatactttccttgtttcttggtcaGGTTAGTCAAGGGTCCTGCAATTCTCGAGAAATTCTTTATAAATCTGCGGTAGTACCCTGCTAAGCCTAAAAAACTTCGAACCtctgtgggattttctggccgctTCCACTTAGCCACAACTTTCACTTTCGCCGGGTCTACAGCAAGaccatcttttgaaattatatgacCTAAAAACGCCACCTCTtctaaccaaaattcacacttactgaacTTAGCGAATAgttggtgctctcttagggtttgcaatACTATCCGCAAatgttgttcatgctcctccctTGACCTCGAATATACCaagatatcatcaatgaacaccactacAAACCTGTCCAAGTAAGGTTTGAACACTCGATGCATCATGTCCATGAATGCTGCTGGGGCATtggttaaaccaaaaggcatcacagcgaactcaaaatgcccatatcgagtgttaaatgccgtttttggcacatcctcctttctaattctcaattgatagtacccttgtcgcaggtccaatttggaaaacactacagccccttgtaactgatcaaataactcatctatgtggggcaaaggatatttattcttaatggttacTGCATTCAATCCTCGATAGTCAATGCACAACCTtaaactcccgtcctttttcttaacaaatagaactGGAGCTCCCCATGGAGACTCGCTCTcatgaataaaccctcgttctaGCAAGTCTTGCAGTTGCACCTTCAACTCCTTGagctcagcaggtgccataCGATAAGGAGTTTTAGAGATGGGAGTGGTTCCGGGTACTAAATCcactttaaattcaatctccctTTCGGGTGGCaaagactccaattcttccGGAAATACGTCCGGGTATTCACTGATTACTGGCATGTCTTCCAACTTAGTCTTTTCTCCCGGAGTGTTAATTAGGAAAGCTAGGTAACCACGAGCCCCAcgactaagcaatttcctagcccttatacccgaaataagtgcagaagaGGCTATCATACCCCTCACATCAAGCTTTAGAGTTGCCTCTCCtggtatacaaaattcaaccacTTTCATCCTACAATCTACTCGAGCATGATAgtgagctagccaatccatacctaggataacatcgtaccccttaatggctagactaATGAGGTCCACTACCAATTTCCGTTCGCCAATCCAAATATCACAATTCCTATACATCTCATTCGCAAGCAAAATTTGATTACCCGTAGGTGTTCTtacctctaagtcataaggtaaccTTTCAACTTTCGAgtcaattccaagcataaatACAGGATTAACAAAAGAGTGAGTAGCACCGGGGTCTATTAAAATTCTAGCTAACCGGTGAAAAACagggattgtaccttctaccacctTGGTTGGTTCAAGCACAGTTGTTTGATCTAGCGAGTACACTCTGGCCGGTACCCTCGACCTGGCCCCTCCAGTAGTAGTCGGCTTTGGGTTTGACCTGGCAGTCGACTGAGTGTCATTGATTAGCGGACAATTGACCATCTGATGATCCGCACTTCCGCACCTCAAACACTTTCGAGCCTTTCTCCAGCACTCGTCCTCCGTGTGGTTTGATTTTCCACAATACCCACATGTCACTCGGGGAGTGGAGGTTTGACCTCCCTGAGTAAAACCTCTACCTTGACCTCTACCGCCCTGGCCTCCCCTCTGGGCATTCCCTCTCGGAGCACTGCCCCTAAACGTGTTCGAAAAtcgtccacctccagctccaCGACCGGATTTAGCGGGTGGCATGCTCCGCTCGCCTCGTACCGACCCTTGGGCTCCACTAGGTGCCCCTTTCCGCTTAGCGTGGAAATTCCTTACTTGCGTCCTAGCAGTTTCTATCCTTAAAGCCTTCTCCAGAACCTCCGTGAAAGTATTGATTTGGACCGCTGCTAAGGCTTCTTGCAATTCCACATTTAACCCTTGTATAAACCTTCGTACTTTCCTTGGTTCCGTAGCAATCAATTCGGGAGCGAATTTAGATAATTtggtaaactgagtctcatactcagttacactcatcagtccctgacggagtttaatgaattcgtcctctctcttctcctggacgatgggtggaaggtatttttcgttgaagtcccgtacaaagtttagccaagtccaGGCAGTttcctctctctcccacttggccctcactacattccaccaagccctagctggcccttcaaattggaatacggcaaattggacttgtctctcctcagtgtagtttagggcagcaaagatatttaccatggcctccagccatttctcagcctcatacgggtctggtcctcctaggaatttgggtggagagaacttctggaatctctccaaggctctatcctgCCCTGAATCAGGGTctctaggttgatttacagaaccttgaccctgttgctccACCAACCGAGTTAAAATATTGGTCATCTGTTGGATGGCAGTGGCCACCTGATCTTCCCCGGTAGTCTGGGGTTCAGGTTGCTGTTCAACCGCTGCCTCCCTCTCCTCTATCGGTTCAGGCACCGGTTCCTGTACCTGCTCACCCTCACGGCCTCGCCTGGAACCGCGTTCTCGATTAGTTTTCTTGGTCCGACTCCTTTTATCCTCCATGTTTGAGAGTCAACCAACTAGAACATATAAACGGGGTAAGGTACGACTCATATATCGCGTTGCAACAATATAACTAGAGGCAAATAAACACGTAAGAAACAAGCACTTTATTTACATATCAAACAGGTCGTATATACAGGCCAACAAGTCACGTAGTCAAAGGCTATAACAGCCaaggaacatagaacaaaagatATTTACATCCACCAGGACCCgtctaaaacaaaaacaaaagaagacatGTCGTCCCACTATGTTCCTAACTAGCCCACAAAACCTCCTAAAACCCCGATCCTAACAAGTGGTCTGGCTAGACGCCGACCCAACTGACTCCGAGGACGCGCTCGGCTCCTCCTCCatgtcctcctcaggatcctcctcaggGGCACCGGGAGCGGCAGGAGCTACAGGCGCTTGGCCTTCCTCGGCCAAGTCCTGGATCACGTCCTCAACAAGTGCCTCGCACTCGGTCAGGATGTGGTCAGTCCGGTCTCGTATATGGCCAACTATGTGCATCAAACGTCCAGTCACCGCATGAGCCTGATCACGGTAAGCATCTGACTGCTGCTGCTCTGCCAGAACCGCGGCCTCCAACTCTCGTATCCGAGCTCCCTGATCTCGGAGAGTGGCCTGGAGACGCTCTATCTCCGCAAAGCACCTACGATTGGTGCTACTCGGTCTCCGATCGTCATCTATAGCAAGCACTACTCGGTCAGGGTAAGAGTAGGTCTTCCAGCAATCGCAGCGCCGGATCTTGCGCGCTGGGGACCACCGCTGCACTGGCCCGCCGGGAACCTCCTGGTATGTGATCACACGACATACAGGTCCCGCTAGATATGGTTCGACCACGGGAGCGTCAGTAGGTGCGTCAGTAGGCACCTC
This region of Coffea arabica cultivar ET-39 chromosome 3c, Coffea Arabica ET-39 HiFi, whole genome shotgun sequence genomic DNA includes:
- the LOC140037864 gene encoding uncharacterized protein, coding for MEDKRSRTKKTNRERGSRRGREGEQVQEPVPEPIEEREAAVEQQPEPQTTGEDQVATAIQQMTNILTRLVEQQGQGEATLKLDVRGMIASSALISGIRARKLLSRGARGYLAFLINTPGEKTKLEDMPVISEYPDVFPEELESLPPEREIEFKVDLVPGTTPISKTPYRMAPAELKELKVQLQDLLERGFIHESESPWGAPVLFVKKKDGSLRFVVVFIDDILVYSRSREEHEQHLRIVLQTLREHQLFAKFSKCEFWLEEVAFLGHIISKDGLAVDPAKVKVVAKWKRPENPTEVRSFLGLAGYYRRFIKNFSRIAGPLTNLTKKQGKYIWDVKCENGFQELKKQLTMAPVLALPSGKDSYTVYTDASKEGLGCVLMQNRKVIAYASRKLKTHEQNYPTHDLELAAVVFALKKWRHYLYGVTFEANVVADALSRKAQLASSIVREWSLLEDVCEWKPRLEPEKVVFGNIEAKSALMEQIKEGQVKDPIVQKWVERVKKGELPNFNLSPDGILKFRNRVVVPRDEELKREILEESHCSSYHSSIQMAPYEALYGRRCRSPIHWDEVGERKVIDPATIPWVEEAYEKVKVIRQRLQTAQSRQKSYADHRRKDLEFEIGDKVFLRITPLKGKIRSGKGKKLQPRYIGPFKVLQRIGKVAYRLELPANLSRIHDVFHVSLLKKYHPDPTHILPPEDVELDESLTYEERPIQILDRKSSCKDDDVGVQQGLKKLTIHDQNNAPQEESSKGDDPQDHQALEENDNHDDAPMDLPKVWKFVQNHLKELIIGDPFEKIRTRSS